A stretch of DNA from Gasterosteus aculeatus chromosome 7, fGasAcu3.hap1.1, whole genome shotgun sequence:
AGCCATTTCTCTCTCCCCGTCCCCCTCAACGTCACACCGGGCTTCAGCACAGACATAGGTCGGTCATCAGTGGGCCGAAACACATCAAATGGGAAATATAACGTAATAAATGAGACACCACTTTGTTTTATGTAGTCGATCAAAAATCCAAATTTTAATTCTGCTTGTACAGTGATGTTGAGGTGGCGCCTTCACTTTGAGTTCGTCACCGCCCGGGAGCCTATGGAACCGCCGACAGTTCTGCAGAACCAATCAGAGGTCACAGTTTGGGCAGGGGCGGAGCATGTTGACGTGGATACCTTCAGCTGGGATCTGCCAATCAAAGTCCTGCCCACCAACCCGGCGCTGGCGTCCTACATGTCCCACTTCACCGGGACCAACAGCATTACTATTtgatctgtatgtgtgtgagattgtgaaCAACAGATATTCACAAGTTAATCTATTTTTGAtggtatctctgtgtgtgtgtgtgtgtgtgtgtgtgtgtgtgtgtgtgtgtgtgtgtgtgtgtgtgtgtgtgtgtgtgtgtgtgtgtgtgtgtgtgtgtgtgtgtgtgtgtgtgtgtttgtctgagtgAGAGTAACATTGAGAAcagatgttttcatttcaaaaggagcattatttttcatatttatattgaATATGCAGTGATGGATTTAATATGTATATTATGCAACATATGTCATGCCTTTTTCCATATGCAATATTCAGtgctttttaacttcaaatactttttttttggacCTTATGTTGTGCAACTGTCTTTGGGGTTTAtgcatatttgtgtatttatttcatatgaTTCCTTTTCTCACTATATAGTAATGTTTCtcatttaaaatgcttttattaacAATTAGTTTTCCCTCAACATGAGCATGAACGTTATTAAGATGTAAATTCTACAAGACAATTCATTAAAGTGTGATTTAAATTTGATGTTACATGTGATGTCCATCATTACTTCACATAATTCAACATGGTTTCTCTTTGTAAAGAAGATTTTTATTTTGAGCATAACAGGGTTACAGCTGAGAGCAggtcaaaatatatatataattattggAGTAATCAAAGAATTGGACAGACAAGTGTGTTACTGTGGTCCATCCTTTGGTGAGtttagttttaaaaatattctCCACTAGATTTgacttaaatatattttttacacacacacctcactcaCATTTCCTTCATTGATAATACAATCAAACAAAGTACAGATGTTGTTAAAGCTTTATATTAGTATGTAAATGAAAGGGTTACTGGTATTTAACTATGGTGAGTACTGGTTTCACAGGCACTGAGCAGATCGCCGCCGGTCTGCGCAGTTCTCTACCCCATGAGGTGCTGCTGCGGCTGAAGCGATCCGTGGCCGGGGTCCCTGATTTCCTCACCAGGGTAGCAGGGCAGGCGGGGGTCGGCTGTCTGGACCAGGCCCACTTTGCACGTCGCTGAATCCACACGCACGTCGCACCACGCAGGGAAATCCACCGGCCGATGCACCCTGCACAGTTGTGACGGAGGAGAAGATTCTTATTAAAAATGTACCTTTTAATGAGCTACATTCTCTGCTACTTTATACTTCATCTCAATTACACAACAGCTTTTATCTTTCCATCCACTACTGGGCTATTTATAGGTTTAGTTATGAAGCATATTTTAGAAATATACAACATGTTGTTTAATGTGTCCTTAAACTTCTCAAGGGTATATGACATTTGTAAAAATATCTGAAAAGGTCCATTCGGCATCATGGCTGCTTTCACATCTAAAGCACACTTTTCTGCTAAAACTTGTCAATGAATATTTATAGATTGTAGGGTTCTTACGTACTACATTGCACCCCATAGCTGCCCCCCAGCTCCACTTCTATGAAGTCAGTTCTACCATTTTGTTCATTCTCTCTGAAGCTACAGCTGCTGCACAGCAACTGTCAGCATCTGGAGCACCAAACCACACAGCTCGGTCGTTCACTCACGTCTCGCAGCAGCCGACGCCGACGGGATGCAGGCAGGTGCACTGCATACAAGCGTCGTCCATCCAGCTTTCCCCCAGCGAGAAGTGCCTCCCTTCGAACTCACACAGCGCTGGAACACATGGCAGTCAGAAATGAATTATAAAAGGTTGTGATACATGTTGGATTTCTTCGGTCCAGATAAGATGTCTTACCTCTGGAGTTGAAGTGGCACAGCATCGGCGCAGAAGACCCGCCACTGGCACACAGGAGAAACACGGCAGCTGCAAGCATCCAGTTGACCCCGGCGAGCTCCATCTTCATCTGGTCTGAGCAGATTCTACTCCCACTTCTGGCCTTACCCCCTTATTTATACATCCTTTACGGCCGCGGCCTGGAGGTGTGGTCAGCGCCGTCATGTGGCCCACAGGCCTGGCAGAGGAAGGTGTCAGCGATGCCATCCATTGGGAAATCGGGAGGTGGTGGTTTGtttggaggaggtgaagatCCGTAGATCACCTCGCTGCGCTCCAGCGGGCATGAACCTCCGAAGTGATAGAAACAATGACACATTCGTGCGGTGACTAAGACAGGGAAGAGGGGTGAGATGGAgggcagggagagaaagaggggtgATGTCCAAGGAGAGccggagagtgagagagagagagagagagagagagagagagagagatggaatggAACTATCAGAGATGATTCATCACCAGTCAACCTCTCATACGTTTGCTCGGCCAGGTTGGCGTCCAAAAGCTGAAGAAGTGactaatgtaaaaaacatgCCTAAATACTCATCTTCTAAAATGATTAAATCACATTTCTTGAAAAACGTATTTTTCAGCATTGGGTGCTTTAAGTTAACAGAAAATATCTCGAAACGCTTCAAAAGTCTTACCAACACCGACTTCAACTTGTATCCTTTTGGAAGAATGGAACCAATTTCCTGATACACACAGCAGcctgctgtgacctctgacccctgtcTACCTCAGCATGATTATCTCATAAGTGATGTCACATCGTGAACTGCAGTTTGTGACCTCGTGTCAGTCCAACCCCAAAGGAATGATGGTCGTGCAGTCTCAGGACACAAGACACATATAAAGGTTGAATATCATCTTTACTACTTCTTTTTGAGAGCATATCATACGTGTAATAGTATAATGAAAATCCAATGTTGCAGAGTCACTTAAAGTGACTTTTGAAAAAAGTAATTATTGCACAATTTAATTAGAAGATAGATAGAATAGATTTGTTGACTAAAACTTGATCAAAGCAAtaatttattattgttttgttcTGGAATTTTCATTGATGTCTCCCATAATTATCATCAACTGACTAAAGGTCATGAGATGGGGctgaaagaaatggaaaaacaaagtaAGTGGAACCTGTGAAtagcatttctttctttctttccagacCTTTCATACACTTTTGACAAATATTTTCCACTTCATCACTCTCATAACTTAAATCCACGTGTTTGTGCATGACATTTGGGAGATGTATCGCCGATCTAAATATCTGCATCAGATGGATTGGGCTCTAATGCGATGTGCGTCTTTGTGCAGACGCGTGCATTTGCTCTGTTATCTTAACAATATCAAATAGTATCTGAATTGGCGTTGCGGCACGGTAACACTGCCTGGGTCCACGATACATTTGCTCATCTTCTTCTAGTTGTTTGCTGAGACGAAAGATCGTAGGAAAAGTCGTCACACAGGAGGCCCCGGGGCCTCACAACATGCAATGTAACGTGCTCTTTCCTCTGGCCTCCTTTAACTTTCAGGCTGCTTCTATTGTTGTCAGATTTGAATGAATCACAGTTGCTTGTTTCAAGCTTTATGTTGTTCTTAAAAAGACTTACTGCAGTTCAAGtgctgttgttattattatggcCAATATATCGGTAACAATAAACGTACCTGTCAGCAGAGATGGTTTGAGTAGGTCAGAGAACCGTTCCTCCTccttcaattcatttcattcagatttttgttttcaaaggaTGGAAGAGGTTTCAACAGCAGATGTTCCATAAGCTCAACTCGGGTGGTGCTGACCTTTTCAGTGCCTGAGGGTCCCATACAATAGCCTGACGATGAGTTCACACTCTGATCTGACAACCTCAGCGTTTGTCCTCAGCGTTGATAAAAAAGGGAGGACCTCGTCAAAACAAAAGATGTGGATTTTCCTGTCACACACCCGTTGCCCTTCACGGGTATGCACTTAATTGGTGACAAGTGTGTTTTAATTGAGGAGAACTTTCTGTTCGAAAGTCCTAATGTCTGTCATGGTGTTTGGTCAAAGGGCTGCTCTTGTTAGGGCTTCTTTATAGTCCATAAATATCTTCCACAAAGACAAGGTGCACagaaagaagctttttttttcttataataaatgattattatatttatagcATATcatatttgaaaaatgaaatatttatattagtGATTAAAGCTGCTTCTAAAATGTTACACGTTATCATTTAACAattttgaccaaaaaaaaatacttaaagaTGTATAATCTATGCCAATCTGTGCGAAAAACTGCGAAAAACTGCCAAAACTGATAAACAAAAATTAGCTAACGTAAGACGTTTTTATACACTATATAGAGCTAATATGTATTgggtatttattgtttttatttacgtGGCTCAAGACGTTCACGTATTTAGGAACATTATAGTATTCTCAAAATAATGCTTTATAAAATGTGACACTCTTGCGTGCACTGTGCCTTTAATTGGCGTGCCATTAACCACGCCCCTTCCCTACTTCCTTCTTGCTCCGATCAGGCTCGACAAATCAAAACACGATTCAGCGATGCACTACTCAGTCTTATCCATCCCAGTGCATCGAGAATTGATTACTTTTGCCTCGTGGTTAGATTTTGGCTGCTGCTATGTTGTTGTGTACGTTAGCTATCTAAAACATCCAAATTATGCCCCGCCAGACAGCCGTTAAAATAATGTCGTTACCGTGAATACAGGTGCTCAAAGTTATCCTTTTAAACTTGTGTCCGGACGGGTTGGGTCACTGTCCGTGTGAGCAGCGCGTTACGCGGGGTTCCGGGGAGTGTTTTTGTGCCGAGGCCTTGTCGCAAACACAACTGCTCGCAAAGTCTCGTACAACCGTCCGCGATTTCATGTTGAAGTCGTCAGGTTTTTGGTAAAAATTGAGTGTTTCCCCGTCGGAAGATGGACACTGATAAATTCAACTATGTTTACAGTTGTGACTTGGACATCAACGTTCAACTTAAGATGTAAGTTTTGTACTTCACGTTAGTATTTCAAGCGGTGTAACTAATCTGTCTTGTGACTTGACAGGAAGCTTCCTCTGTTTGTGAGCCTATTGGATTTATTTCTCCCTCAATTAAAACCTTTTCCTATCAGGCCGTTtataaaatcaaacatttaagTAAAcgtcatatttattatattacgAATCCCAGAATGAGGTGTTAAAACAGTTTTTAGCTTCGCCTTTTACCAAAGTACCTTCCAACATGGACGTGTTCGTGTTAATGTGTTTCCTTTTGCATTATTGAGACAACATCGTTGTAACAATAAAGGTATACTATATTTTGAACCAGTTAACTGATTGGTAAACACAGTGATCTCTTTGTTGAAATCATGTGCCTCATGAGTCTAATCTTGTGCCTCAGTCTGACCCAATGGATTCGGCACACATGTTAACCAGCTacactgtatacacacacacagacatgcagttGTGTTGGTCCAGATTTTATTTGTCCTATTTATTTGTCACTTAGTATTAAGCTAATGAAAACAAAGGTAGTGTTTAAGGAGACGAGTTGGAAGCATGTCTCCCAGGTAATAGTTCAGATATGTTGACTTTTTCTGTGTCAGAACAAGCTTTAAAACATCAGCACAGTtgtttccctccttcctctcggCCTTCCTCAGCCTCTCGTTTGCTCCTCCAGAGGCAGTTTGGAGGGGAAACGGGAGCAGAAGAGCTACAAAGCGCTGCTGGAAGACCCCATGCTGAGGTTCTCTGGCCTCTACCAGGAGAACTGCTCGGACCTCTACGTCACCTGTCAGGTGTTTGCTGAAGGGAAACCGCTCGCCCTGCCTGTACGCACCTCCTACAAAGCCTTCAGCACACGTTGGAAGTGAGAATGAGTCCACCACTTTGTGTttgctctcttctcttttcagcCTTGGGGACATTGAGTGGAAGAGCAAACCCCCGCCTCTAAAAACCTCTCTGTGAAACTTCTAAGAGTCTTGTTACTACCAAAAACAATCTTGTCATTTCGCTGTTGCTACAAACAAATACTTTGACAGGAGTTGCATTTCAGTTCCTCTGAcccttctccccttcctcctacactcttcatcttctctcctGCCGTCCTGCGCAGCTGGAACGAGTGGCTGCGGCTGCCAGTCAAGTACCCGGACCTTCCCCAAAGTGCCCAGGTGGCTCTCACAGTGTGGGACGTCTACGGGCCCGGCAGAGCCGTTCCCGTCGGGGGAACCACTGTCACCTTGTTTGGCAAATATGGGTGAGTCCAGCTTCACTCTACTACTTGTGTTGTTCCGGACGACATAAGACAATGTCGCAAAGTGCTGTGTTTTGCTACTAGGTTGAAAGATCAGCTTCCCCTCGCAGCTGCACTGGGAGATGAGGAGTAAAATCCACCCCCTCCTGTTTTCTTCTAGTATGTTCCGGCAAGGGATGCATGACCTGAAGGTTTGGCCGGGTGTGGAGGGCGACGGAGGAGAGCCCACTTCCACACCAGGAcgcaccagcagcagcctgacGGAGGACCAGATGGGCAGACTGGCCAAGGTACGGCACTGTTTGTGGATGTACAGGAGAACCGTCTTCATGACTGGAAGGGAGGATGAGGGAAAGAGAtatgatgacgatgacgagAGTCAACAAGAAACGTGTCAGTAAGGCCTTGGtccaaatgtatttacatttgcaTTTACAAGTACAAGTTGATTCGGATGTTTGTGTGAACACTTCTTGAGAAGCATAACACACACTCGCTTTAAGGTGAGTTTTAAGCAACTTCTGTTGTTGAAAGATGTCCTCATATTTTATgttaagtgtgtgcgtgttttattttatatgtggACACACAATTGTCAAAGGGTTGCGGCTTTTTGGAACTTTAAATGAAATTTCATCCCAATCTGAttggactgttttttttctgttttttaattaatcgCCAGCGCAGTTGACTTAATCATACCAAAAGGTTTTTCTCTGCTGCTACCAGTTCTTACTTGTTGTTTTAAAGAGTGACTGCTAATTCTAAATTCAGCTGAGTTGTGGGCTTTCTGTTCGGGGCCAGATATGTGCTCACATTCCCGACACCCACACGACCTGATGAGTGGATTGGCTGCTGAGTGTGTGTCCGCAGATGCTGGATTGACTTCTGGCACTGAAGTTGTGCGTGATTGGTTGAGCTGTTTGCACATCAGCAACCGTGCTGTGACCAGTTCTGCTGAAGAAGACGGACGTCGACCtctttatttttgtgtatttttggtaaaccttttttcttcctcctctgtctcgCTTTCTCTTTCCATCCAGCTGACAAAGGCCCATCGGCAGGGCCACATGGTGAAGGTGGACTGGCTGGACCGTCTGACCTTCAGGGAGATCGAGATGATCAACGAGGTGAGTGGGTTTAGCTGGACTGTGtgtcaaaacattttcttttcttgtagtggaaaaggacattttgctccaaactgaaatatcacaacAGCTACTTGATGGATGAAGTAAAGTttggtattttttctttttttcctctggcgATAAGTTCTTCCTCTTAAATTATCAAAACTCATGTCATTACCATCAGTACTTGAGTCTGTACTAAGATGATAAACATTATACCGGCTCAACGTGCTGGTATAATGGCCAAGCAGCTAGCATGTCTGTAGACTCTTATGTCTTGTCAGATGTGTCAAACATGATTTCATGGTCCCAGATGCAATCATAATGTCAGTAATTATCAATTTGACTAGTTTGTGCTCGATTGTGCTGAATTGAAATGTCTTCTTCACGTGTGTATTTTTTGCAGAGTGAGAAACGCAGCTCTAACTTCATGTACCTCATGGTGGAGTTCCCCCGTGTCAAAACGAATGAAAAGGAATACAGTATTGTCTATTATGAAAAGGTATTTTCCCGTTTAAATGCATGCAACAAGGAGTATATTCAAGTGTCGCATCCTTGGATAACACTGTAAACTGTGGCCGCTGATCGCTGTGCTTCACTCTGCTACCACTCAGGATGGAGACGATACTTCACCCGTTCTCACCACCTGCGACATCGTCAAAGTTCCGGACCCACAGATGGGGATGGTGAGAGGACGCACTAAAATGCATTCATGGCGGGCTTTGATATTTTTGGTGATGTGCTAAAAGTCTACATATGCAGTATTTCCCAATTCCTGGTGTTCCTGCAGGAGAACCTGGTCGAGAGCAAGCATCACAAACTGGCTCGTAGCCTCCGCAGTGGCCCCTCGGATCACGACCTGAAGCCCAACGCTGCCACCCGAGACCAGCTTAATGTAAGCAACTGCAAAAGTGCCTCATTTCAACTTAATAATTCAAGCTACAGCACCAGTCGAAGGTTTGGACACTTGCAAGTCAAAGTGCCTCcacagcctttaaaaaaaaaaaaaaaaagaggatccCAGATGTCACTCATTTAATACACGTTAAAATGTCTCCGAAAatagatttgtgtgtgtctgtgtgggccaACAGATCATCGTGAGCTACCCTCCAACCAAGCAGCTGAGCTCTGAAGAACAGGACCTGGTGTGGAAGTTCAGATACTACCTCACAACACAGGAGAAGGTGGGTGTGTTTCTTATATGCTGCTCCACCGTAACCAAGTCAGCTGGCCAGTTCAATGCAATGCAAGCAAGTTCAATGCTTCCTCCTCATCTTGCTGCAGGCCCTGACAAAGTTCCTCAAGTGTGTCAACTGGGATCTGCCCCAGGAGGCCAAGCAGGCCCTGGAGCTGCTGGGGAAGTGGAGGCCAATGGATGTGGAGGACTCCCTGGAGCTGCTGTCCTCCCAGTTCACCAACCCCACTGTTAGACGCTACGCTGTGGCACGCCTGCAGCAGGCGGATGATGAGGTATGATGATATGATTGAGGCATTGCCTCTCAAATAAGATGTTTGCTATTATATCAATGCCCTGAACATCACATTTCCCTTTGCGTGAACAAGATCAATTGATTTGACCCTTTTGAATTCCAAATACAAAGTACTTTTTTGAATGAACCCTTTGGCTTTGTTATTCCCATCTATTCTTTTTCTAGGACCTGCTGATGTATCTTCTCCAGCTGGTCCAGGCACTCAAGTACGAGAACTTCAATGATATTCTGGGAGGCCTGGAGCCCGGCAGCAAGAGAGACAGCCAGGGGCTTTCAGATGACTCGACACT
This window harbors:
- the msmp1 gene encoding prostate-associated microseminoprotein — protein: MKMELAGVNWMLAAAVFLLCASGGSSAPMLCHFNSRALCEFEGRHFSLGESWMDDACMQCTCLHPVGVGCCETVHRPVDFPAWCDVRVDSATCKVGLVQTADPRLPCYPGEEIRDPGHGSLQPQQHLMG